A window from Neobacillus sp. PS3-40 encodes these proteins:
- a CDS encoding RNase H family protein — MIEVYIDGASAGNPGPSGAGIFIKGHGSAEKYSIPLGIMSNHEAEFHSFLKALEICLEKNYLVVSFRTDSELVNRAIEKEFVKNKQFSPLLIKALTLTKQLNLFFMKWIPSSENKSADELARQAIRKNGLEEEATHE; from the coding sequence TTGATTGAAGTATATATTGATGGAGCAAGCGCTGGTAATCCTGGACCAAGCGGTGCTGGTATTTTTATTAAAGGACACGGATCAGCTGAAAAATATTCAATTCCACTTGGGATAATGTCCAATCATGAAGCTGAATTTCATTCATTTTTAAAAGCACTCGAAATTTGTTTGGAAAAGAATTATTTAGTCGTGTCTTTTCGAACTGATTCTGAATTAGTCAACAGAGCTATCGAAAAGGAGTTTGTTAAGAACAAGCAATTTTCTCCTTTACTTATAAAAGCATTAACACTTACAAAACAATTGAATCTTTTTTTTATGAAATGGATCCCGAGTAGTGAAAACAAGAGCGCCGACGAACTTGCTCGGCAGGCAATTCGAAAAAACGGATTGGAGGAAGAAGCAACACATGAATAA